The following coding sequences are from one Halomonas sp. HAL1 window:
- the ahpC gene encoding alkyl hydroperoxide reductase subunit C, translating to MSLINTEVKPFKATAYLNGEFVDVTEADMQGQWSIFFFYPADFTFVCPTELGDLADNYAEFKKLGVEIYSVSTDTHFTHKAWHDSSDTIGKLQYPMIADPTLRISRNFEVLIEEAGLAERGTFVVDPDGKIQIVEINAGNIGRNAEELLRKVKAAQYVRANPNEVCPAKWKEGEETLAPSLDLVGKI from the coding sequence ATGTCATTGATCAACACTGAAGTTAAGCCGTTTAAAGCAACTGCCTATTTGAATGGCGAATTTGTTGATGTTACTGAAGCCGACATGCAGGGTCAGTGGTCCATCTTTTTCTTCTATCCCGCTGACTTCACCTTTGTTTGCCCGACTGAGCTTGGTGACTTAGCCGACAACTATGCTGAATTCAAGAAATTGGGCGTTGAAATCTACAGCGTTTCAACCGATACCCACTTTACTCACAAGGCATGGCACGACAGCTCTGACACCATCGGCAAACTTCAGTACCCGATGATTGCGGATCCGACGCTGCGCATTTCACGTAACTTCGAAGTCTTGATCGAAGAAGCCGGTCTTGCCGAGCGCGGCACCTTTGTTGTCGACCCCGACGGCAAAATCCAGATCGTCGAAATTAACGCCGGCAACATCGGTCGCAATGCCGAAGAACTGCTGCGCAAAGTGAAAGCCGCTCAATACGTTCGTGCCAACCCGAACGAAGTGTGCCCAGCCAAGTGGAAAGAAGGCGAAGAGACTCTCGCTCCTTCTCTGGACTTGGTAGGCAAAATCTAA